The Sorex araneus isolate mSorAra2 chromosome X, mSorAra2.pri, whole genome shotgun sequence DNA segment TGGGGAACAAGTTGATCAATCACAGAAGGGTCATCATAATTATGAGCATCATAATCTTGAATTTGATGATAGTGTCTTCAACTGAATAATTTATACCAGTAGTCAGTAGTACCTCCTAAAGATTATCCTAAGGTTATCCTAAAGATGACCAAGCCATGGCTGGGTTTTCTTTAGCTTTCCTAAGAAATCCATTGtgtggtgctagagagatagtacaacaggtagggcacttgccttgcataaggccaacctgggtttgagtcccagtaccccctagggtcccccaaacctctctaggagtaatccctgagctcagtcaggagtaagccttgatcacagctgggtgtagtccaaaaacagaaaagaaaaaaaagaaggaaaaaaagaaaagaaatgcattgTGCGGAAAAACAGCTTTCTGGAGGTGATGGCTCCCAAACTTAGAAACACTTAGTTAACATAGAGTTAGCATTCAGTAAGTGTAAATGGAAGATAATGAAAGATTCCACTGCCTTCTCTTTGGTAAAATATTCCAGACTATGTTACCCAGgtgtttgaaataatttaaataaatcaaaaactgAGGTCTTTAAATCTCTACCACTGTGCCACAAAACACGTAATTTGGgagtgaggggtgagggtggggggaggaattgaactctctcatttcagaaagggaaagaattttaACAGTTCAGATTATTGACAagggtaatttttaaataattgatttatCAGGCAATAAGGGAAATACTGTGatccaaattgaaaaaaagaaataaaactatcattCTGCAGGTGATATAATACACAGGAAATCTTAAAATCTCCACttgacaggctggagcgatagcccagcgggtaggggcatttgccttgcacgcagtcaacctgggttcgattccccagcaccccacatggtcccctgagcactgccaagagtaattcctgagtgcatgagccaggagtaacctctgtgcatcgccgggtgtgacccaaaaagcaaaaaaaaattaaaaaaatctccactTGAAAACTATTAGGAATAATAAAACAATCCAGCAAAGGTAGGCTACAAAATTAGTATACCAAATTTGATTGCAGTGTCCACATAGATATGTACAGGGGTTAATtttattgccttgcatgtggctagcacATTGTTCCCttagcatttccaggagtgacacctgagcacagaatcaggaatgaaaTCTAAACAACACTGAGTGTGGTCcgcaaacaaaaagaatatgttTCAGGGAACTACCCCAGACGATAGCTCAGAGGCTTCGAACCCCTGTCTTACACTTATATGGTCTAAGTTCCATTCCCAGTCTGCCCACGTGCACCAACTGCAATCTTGGAAGCTCTGCTGTCTCTGACCTCAGGGCCTCAGATGCTTTGGGTTCACACTGCAGTCAGGTGTGCTCATACCTCACAAAGGGACACAATCCCCAGggagcaccacaactgaaaaaGGAACAAGATGTGTGAACACTGTGGCCAGGAGGTAAAATTCCTGGGAAGCACCTGTGTGAGCAAGCCCCCCAGTTGGACAGCGTGAGCCATGCAGCTTAAAGGCATGCTGCTTCTGGCTGGCATCGCAGCTGAGTGTGTGGGCACTACGACCTGATGTTCCATAACCCTCAGCAAGCATCAGGACCAGATGTGTGGATACCCCCTACCACCCCCTTACATATCACAATGACAAGGAAAAGAGGGGGGGAGAAAacgttacattttttaaaataagtaaaatttaaaagtttttttcccccagatctGTTGCATGTCTAACTataaacagaaaaccaaaaagaaaagaaaacaagaaaacaatcccatctgcatttgtatttttaaaaaaccttggaATCCATTGAAGAGAGGAGGTGAAAGACTTTATGTTGACAACTCTGtctctattaaaagaaatagaagacacaaggaaCTGTGAGAATAGCATGTGATCAAGTTTTGGAAAAATGAGCATGGTTGATAATACAACCATCCTATTCAGAGCATTCTGTAGATTTAGTGCAATCTCTGTCAAAATGCCAATGGCGAACACCCTACAGATAGGATAGggaataaggtatttgccttacctGCACCTGAGCCTGGTGCTGAGCagtgccaaaagtgatccctgagcacagaaccaggcataaaccctgagcactgccaggtgtggcccccaaaccaaaccaaacaattccagtggcattcttcaaggaaatagaGCAAGCATTACTGAAATTTGTATAGAACCATAAGAGACTTCAAATATCCAAACTAatctcaagaaataaaaaaaaacagaggcatCATGTTTCCTGATGTCTAACTACACCATACAGGTAGTAATCATAAATTTTACAGTACTGAAATAAAAAGTTCTATCagtgaaatagaattgagagtctgGAATTAAAGCCTCATGTAGATAGACAGTTAATATCCAACCAAAGGGGCCAAGAgcaataaaatggagaaagtcCCCTCAACTAATCATGTTGGAAAAACTTGATAGGAACATGCCAAAGAATAAAACTGGATTGTATTGCATGGCATGCATAAAAGTTAGCTCAAAATGTTAGAGACTTGGGTATTGTTAGGATCGagaccacccctcagtattcagagagacagagTCCATCAGGATTGCGAAACACACACCGAGACTTTATtactccagctagctggggcccgAGCTGTCCTGCTGAAGCAGGAGGTCAGAGCTCGGCCCCGAGCGCTTACAGTCAGGGGTTTATAtagccatcctgggcacacaggcctcaggagcaAGCTCAAAGATCAACAattccaaaggcagaaataacttcaaacatttcataaatgaacaaaagcatacaaGAACAATATGTCAAGAAAGcattcccaggggctggagcaatagcacagcgggtagggcgtttgtcttgcacgtggccgacccaggttcaattcccagcaccccatatggtcccctgagcactgccaggggtgattcctgagtgcagagccaggagtaacccctgtgcatcgctgggtgtgaccgaaaaagaaaaaaaaaaaaagcaagcattcCCAGTTAGGAAGACATTCCCAATTCTCATACATCGAGAAAGCAAGGCATTCctatacatcaagaaagcaaaacATTCCCATACAccaagaaagcatcttatcagttagacacaggGTACAAGACACAGGTGTACCGGCTCCTGGCTCTCCAGCTCCCTGTCTGTATAAACACCAGGTAGTTCTTTTAGTCCATTAACTCAGTCATATTTCCTTTATGGCCAGGGCTGCTTCCCACCAAGTGGTACTGTCAACCAATTAGCTCAGTTAAATCATATATCCTTCCTGGCCAGAGCTGCCCCCTACAATCTTGACGATCAGGGTGAGAAGAGATGAGCTGACTGCTTCTCACATTCCCCCCTTTTCTATGATCATACTGAGGAATCTTCTGCTTCTCACAGAGATCAGATCCCAAACCATAAATACATTTGACTAAAACCCAAGCACATCACTCCATGTAACTGACTTCAGTGATGTCTTTAGGAATTCTACTCCCACAGCAAGGGaaactaaagcaaaaacaaaaaaatggggatTATATAAAACCAAAAAGTTTCTTCACAGTGAAAAGAACTAccattaatacaaaaaaaaagaacaggtgcCGGAGTATAGTGCAGCAGTAGAATGCTTGCCTCGCGtgcaattgacccaggttcagttcccaacgccacatagggtcccccaagcacctccagaagtggtccctgagcacagaaacaggtaTAAGCACCGCAGAGTACAGCCtcaaaacagaataaacaaaaagaCACCCTACCAAGTGGGATGAAAGTTTTACATACCATACATTTGACAGACTAATATCAGAGAAATATAAAACACTCATAAAAGTcatcaacaacaataataaaacaaacaaaatggccCCAAACTGGGGAGAATAACTAAACAGGCACTGCCTGAAAGAAGACATGCAAAGAGCCAAAGGGCATATGAAGATGTGTTTgttatcactgattatcagagaaAGGCAAAGCAAAGTAACTCTGAGCTGTCACCTGACTCCTGAGAGAAGGGCGTATCTCCAGAAGGCCAAGAACAACCAGCGATGGCAGGGTGTGGAGGAAATGGGGCCTCCTCCACCTTTGGTGGGGAAGTCAATCCATCAGGCCtcagtggaaaacagtatggtgagTTCTCAAGGTATTAAGGATAGATTTAGCTTTATTTATGATCCAGTTGTTGCACTCCTGCAGGTCTATTTGAAGTACACAAAAATACCAATTTGAGAAGCTGTGCACACCAATGTTGGCTGCAGCTATATTAACAGTAGCTGGATTTGGAGGCAGCCCAAGTACTGAACAGCAGATGACATCTTGCCATTTGTGACAGAATGTAAGGGGTCAGATTAAGCATAACCATTCAGAagcagaaagacaaatactacaggtgatttcactcatctgtggcaaaTAGAGAAGCAAAACAGGGAATGAGAATGAGCCAAACAATTGTACTGCAGTAAAGGAACTGAGGTTATCAGagtgagagaggcaggagggcctaatggactgtggtggagggaaacaggacattggtggtgtgtgGTGTATGGTAAGATACACTTATAAGAGGGCTAAAATTATACCCATAAAACATAAATTGTCATGTAAACCAATATCacctcaataaaaagaaaaacaaagaaaaatcagtaTTCTTCAAGTTACTAGAATTAGGCAAAAATGCAGATTCCTGGGTCTGACTTTCAGGATTTCTGGTTTTGTGGATCTGATGTAGTCCAGGGATCTCGTTAGATAAACAACTCAAGTGTTTTGATGCATGTCTTCTAAGAACAGCACTTCAAGAACCACTGACTTAAAGCAAAAAAGAGATTTCGTAATTTCAGGTCACTTGGGTTCAGTGAAAGGCTGAAAGAAAGACTTAGATGGTTAAGTCAGCAAAAatgtctttctctccttttctttccttcccttcccttcccttcccttcccttcccttcccttcccttcccttcccttttatccttcctttcttccccttcttccttccttccttccttccttccttccttccttccttccttccttccttccttccttccttccttccttccttccttccttccttccttccttccttccttccttccctttttttgctttttgggtgacacctggtgatgcacaggggttactcctggctctgcactcaggaattattcctggcagtgctcgggggaccatatggaatgctggggatcaacccgggtcagccctacgtactgtgctatcgctccagctcgtctttctttctttccttctttctttctttctttctttctttctttctttctttctttctttctttctttctttctttctttctttctttctttctttctttctttctttctttctttcttccttccttccttccttccttccttccttccttccttccttccttctttctttctttctttctttctttctttctttctttctttctttctttctttctttctttctttctttctttctttctttctttctctctttcttttcttcctccctccttccctccttccttcctctcttcctttctccttttctctctttctctcttcctttctcttccttccatttgttttgggtcacacacagctgtgctcagggtttactcttagcaGGGCAGTGGCCGCTCCTGGCTCCTTGCTGCTTCCTGGGGttctttgggggaccatctggtgctgagaatcaaacctggacctcagCTCCCATAGCATACGCTCAGTCCATTATGATTCCAGctccctttccccctttccttttatttatttatttattttttaaatgtaagttttCTTCATTGAAAGCATTCTTAGTGGTCAAAATGAGATTTTAGACAGCTAAATTGTCCTGGATTCAGTAAACAAACTTCTAATGTCCCACATGTTTAAAACATTGAAACATAAGATTTCTGGAGACGCATATAAATCCTAAAAGAAATGAGACAaaatgggggctgaagcaatagtacagcgggtagggcgtttgccttgcacgcggctgacgcaggttcgattcccagcatcccatatggtcctctgagcactgccaggggtgatttcctgagtgcagagccaggagtaaccgctgtgcattgccaggtgtgacccaaaaagaaaaaaaaaatgagacaaaatgcTAAGAATCCAAAGaagttttaaacaaaaatcaggggagggggagaggtagGAACACagtatattaaaatttctatGGGTAAGTAACTAAAAATATGGTGACTTACAAgaatgtgtttatacaaaatctTTGACAGTCATATATCTGAGCCACATTTTTGTCTAGAAATTTTTGTCTAGAAATCCCAacttggggtgggagagatagtatagctggtacggtgcttgccttgtacacagctgaccagggttcaatccctggtattccatatggtcccccaagtactactagaagtgattcctgagtgcagagccagaagtaacctctgagcagcaccagatgtggcccaaaaaacaaacaacaacaacaacaaaaaacttgtaCACTAGAAAGCTCCCCTTCGATACTAATAGAATCACAAATTCTAACTCCAGGAGAATTAGGAAAATTCTGTATCTCCAATAGGATTCTTTAAATGTCCCTAATATAGTTAGGCATTTGCAGTATGAAGTGGACAATGAAAAACGCAAACCAATGTTAATTGTTAATTGTTATTTCTTCCCATTTATTACCATTCCCTACCAGCTCTTTCTGAAGGAGTTTGGGCCTTGATTCCCCTCTGCCTGTATTCTtgtaccctcccccaccccattagTCCTTTGAGGTCagttaggaaagataaaaagtGATGATAATAATGTtgggttctttttcttcttattctccaTTTGTCTTTCAGCTGTTTTGCTGGGCTGGTAGGGCCTAAATAGGTACCAGTAAACTACCCCCTTTTAAACTTAATAATTCAGTAACCCTGGTTCCCAGCAGTTCTGCCCTTAGGGAATCCCTGGGGCCACAACTGTGCAGTTTCTGGAGCTACAGCCCtttgtgctccagccccacaaggaaAGATGACTCCCAGGCACACaacaagggagggaagggagagggaaatcTACAACCAAATTGTCCTCTCTGCTAAGAAACATCCCAGGGGGTATTTGCTTATCAAGAAACTGGAGAATGGAAAAACTGTTTCTTTTCCATAAACCAGAATTGTTAACTTCTTGCCAcctagttgggttttttttctttctctcttaggGCTGAGCTAATAATGAATGCTGTGGTGATTAGTGTTTGTCATTTAAAGTCTGCTTTAGTAACTTCAAGTACCTCACTTCCTGCTTGGCAACCTTTAGGAAATTAGTAAAAACAAAGCAAGCACCAGAATGTTCAGGGTAGCCTTGTTAAGGATCAGAGAAGACTAGGAGGAAGATCATCCACAGAGAACTCCATACATAAATTATgtcattttgttaaaatataagccattagagaaggaaaaaaaaaaaaccagacaaaTGTACTGTTAGGAAAGGATCTTCGAGATACACTATAAAGGGAAAAACATGATGcagaacaaatatatttattgtaaGACCACATGTAAGACCTATGGCAATACATTTGTGTGTAGATATAACTTATAGTCCAcgtatatattatacacacattcTCATGGATACTTATATTGGTATAGATAGAAATTTTCTAGAcctgggctgtagcgatagcaaagcaggtagggtatttgccttgcacgaggctgacccgggtgtgattcctccatccattttggagaacccggtaagctattgagagtatgctgccctcatggcagagcctggaaagctacccgtggcgtatccaatatgccaaaaacagtaacaacaagtctcacgatggagacattactggtgcccgctcgagcaaatcagtgaacaacaggatgtcagtgacaTTGACAGAAATTTTCTAGAAGGATCATTTAGAAAGTGATAGTAGGTATAAGCTTTGACTAGTGGAAGTAGAGTACGAAaacttactttttgttttattgtcctGGATTCTATACAGAAGTTTTCCTTGTTTTgcacatacaatttttttaaaggatagtttttaaaattcattaagaCTTAAAATTAGAGGATGACCTTGGTACTCTTTTATGCTTAGCTTCTCTTAGGTTTTCTCATCTTTCTGCTTCCCTGGGCCCCGCCATCGCTCCGAGAatttttcatgcccatccacgtCTATTCAGGACTTGTCATCTTTGGAACAGTGATTGCCACAGTGCTTATGGGAGTGACTGAGAAACTGATTTTTTCCCTGTAAGTTGTACACCTAATAGACTTAAACCATAAAATGTTAAATACTTGTTCATTGGGGAAAGTACCTAGAAATGTAATGACTTTTGATGTCAACATAGGTTTTAAAGGAACTATTTAAAGAATGTAGTATACATGTAAAGTAGCacttttggattttgttttttggtttttgggtaacacccgacAATGCTTAGGGgaaactcctggcactgcactcaggagttactcctggctgtactgggagaccatatgggatgccagggataaaacccagatcagctgcatgcaaggcaaaccctacccactgcgctatcattCTGGCCACTATAGCATTTCTAATGTTGGAAGAAGggtaaaaatgaacaaattgtagtggtctttttttttttttggcttttttgggtcacacttggcaatgcacaggggccactcctggctctgcactcaggaattacccctggtggtgctcaggggaccatatgggatgctgggaatcaaacccgggtcggctgcgttcaaggcaaacgccctacccgctgtgctatctctccagccccctgtagtggtcttttttgcggggggggggagctgggggggaccATTACtctcaagcagtactcagggggcctgggggactcTGGGTGATTCTCTGGGTGATTCTCTGCCGATGGGGATGAATGGTAGGCTAGAGGGTGAATAGCTGCTCAGAGCCTGTGGTGATGGACTAGCGGAGCCACCAGAGCCGTATGTATTCAGGGGCCTCTGGGATTGACTTAGTGACACTTGGGGATGGATGTCCTGTGCAGTACAGGGGGGTATGCCAGCCCCCAACTTCAACAGTTGTTGAAGTCATGCATTCCTTTTTGATGTGCATGCTTTTGTATTCATTGTTATTTcagtatacatatacattttttccctcctttttcagAGGAACCACACTCGTGTGTGGGGTAGGGgagcccacatgcaaagcttgtgctccgtCTCTGTGAATCATCTCCCCAGGAGAGAAGATACAACCTGTATCCTcctgtttttccatttcttagtGAGCCCAGGAGTTCTAGGTGCTATATTATTTTCATCCTTTACACCGTACCGTATGGTCTTACTACTGCTTGACTTATAAGATAACTTCACTTTTTCCCTGATGTCAAGCTCTAAGGGAATTTACACTGATGCCATCTCACTGTGCATCTTGAGCATGAAATTCAAGAGTGCTTGGTAGGTTGTTGTATTGCCTTATTTGTGATTAGACACctgctcttcttttcttcttcctctttttttttaaataggaaaaaaccTGCATACAGTTCATTTCCACCTGAAGGCGTTTTCACAAATGTTCTTGGCCTTCTGGTTCTGGTGTTTGGTGCCCTCATTTTCTGGATCGTCACCAGGCCTCAATGGAAACGTCCCAAGGAACCAAATTCAGTCCTTCTTCGTTCGAACGGAGGCGCCGCAGAGGGAGCAGACAGCTCCTTGGCAGTCAACCTCAGCAATACTGATAGGGCAGATTCTGAGTTAAACAGTGAAGCTGCAGCTCGGAAAAGAAACTTCACCCTGGATGAGGCTGGCCAGAGATCCACCATGTAACGTGTTGTAGAGATGTAAGCCTAGAAGGTGCCTAGAAAAACTAACTCTACAGCTTAACTCCTCCTACTGGGAGAGGtcaatgtttgttttattttgttatgttttatttagTTCGATTTGGTAACATTCaagatttatgaaaaaaaaaaaagtaaaaaggacaGTATTCCCCAAAAACTCTACTCCAAAAAGACATGTACTCTCCTATAATCATTGCAGcagtagcccaaatctggaaacaacccaagggtccaagaacagataaactGTGATACATAAACTCAGTGGAGTACCACTAGGCTATAAGAAATGACACAATCATGCAGTTTGTTGCCACGAGGATAGAACTGGAggggatcatgctgagtgaaatcaaccagaagagggacagaagaagaaATGATCTCTTAGGTGTGGCATTTAAAGAAGCtgagtaagggaataacaaacgGGCCAAGGCAACAGAACCTAAGAACTGGTCTTTTCTTCCCCAGGCAGGGAGATAGGTGGGGATCCTGAGGTGGTTGTGTAGAAAAGGGGTCCCTGGTGGAGAaaacatatgtagtgctggaacattgtatgcatgaccCCATATCATGAATGGTATTCTAAATCACAACAGGCTCAAGAGCATATTCATGTTGCCAGGGATCAGAATGTTTCTATGTACCTTTCTGCTACACTCACCTTGGCAACCAGCACTCTGGAAAATGCCTTGACCATGTCAGTCCTAAGCTCAGCATTGTGGTCTGTCATCCTTCCCctagagaaaagaatttcaggaggacaCTAAATAGTGaatagtgaagcaaggtagtttttatggaatgaaacttgcttagaaagatgtgtagagaaaaagagaagtgtATTCAAAAGAGGGAATAAAGGACCCTTGCCTTGtgcacaactgacctgggttcaatccccatatggtttccctgagacctccaggagtgatctctgagcaaagaaccaggagtaatccctgagaaccaattagagagagagagagagagagagagagagagagagagagagagagagagagagagagagagagagagagagaataaataagGCTTCTTCAGAGTAGAAAATTGCAAACAagcatagaaacaaaaaaaatcaaggtatGTATTTAAGGGATAACATGAGATTGAAGAGCAAGCATGAACCTCTTGAAAAAGTTTGTATTGATTGAGGCCCAAATCAGAAAAAGGAGCAGATATTACTGGTGGCTCCatcatttctgtgtgtgtgtgtgtgtgtgtgtgtgtgtgtgtgtgtgtgagtgtgtgtgtgtaggggatcacacctggcgatgctcagaggctacttctgtccctgtactcaagaattactcctagcagtgctcaggggacctatatgggataccaggatcgaacctgggtcagcgtgtgcaaagcaaacgccctgcgtgctgtactattgctccggcccctccatcaCTTTTGGCTTGTTGAGAATCAAAGCATGTAACCCAGTTGCTTTGTGACAGATGATCAAAACATGTGCTCTGGTTGGTCAGTTGGATAAGCTAGCGACTTCTAGCCCTCTTGGTGTACAACCCTTTCCTGTTAACGTAGGAGCTCAGTGATTTGGTATGTAGGGAAAGCAAAATCTAACATTGTCAAATGAGACTGTCAGGGCAAGGCTTATGCGGCACAGATATCAAGATTAacatacgggggggggggggcgggcagggggagaaTTAGGACATGTCTGGCTCCCTTTCCACTACTGCTGCTCTCTTCTCTCCAGCTGCTTTGAGCTTAGATTGTTTGAGCTCAGATTGGCCAGAGAAACCAGGATTTCTGTTAGAGCATTTTGGTGCTGAGACTGGGCCTCTGGTGATCAAAGAGATTGTCTCTGGTAGGACTGGAAAGTAGTGTCTAAAACTTCTCTTAGTCCCAGGGCGTCAAAAAAACCCTTGGATTTGGGGTTATATAGACAGGTTATATGCCTGGATGCTGGAGCAACATACATTGTTTTATGAACCTCAAAGAACACTTTTCTCCAAgttaatgttcttatttttaaaagtacttacaTGCACTTACTATGTACCCAATATTATTCTAAGCACTTTACAAATATTAGCTCATTGCCCCAGGAACCTGATGATTGGATACTGTTATCTGCCCCATTTTTCAAATAAGAGTTTGGAAGTTTGACAAAGTCAGTAACTTGCCCCCTATGACCAAGGCTCCTTGGTGGGGGGCAAAGATTCATACCTAACAGGCTGGCTCCTCCCTCAATCATTTGACCACTGCACTCAGCTGGGTTTTTCTCCCAGTTTATATTAATTCGCACCTTCTTTCACCCTCCCCGTGGGTAAACCTCAGCAGCTAGATTGTAGTATCATTGTTCAAGTGtatttcctggctctctgttccaAGGTTCCCTCATAACCAAAGACTCGTCCATACCTGTACAAAGGTCATGGGTATCCTGTACCACTGCCAAAAAGCTGTGACCCGCCTTGATGCACCTTTGCTCTGAAATGATGCCTTAGTGACTGAGAAAGATTTGCAGCTTTCAAGGTTAACCGTTATTATATTTGCTCTTAGAACCATGGTGGTTGAATAGCTGGGGTTTGGAGGAAGGAAAGCACTGTCTGAAGACCTGTTGTTCCTGAGACAATAGTAGGGGGAGGAAATTTGGGGGTATTTCTAGAATTTGTGATTCCCAGTATT contains these protein-coding regions:
- the LOC101542718 gene encoding plasma membrane ascorbate-dependent reductase CYBRD1, whose protein sequence is MDGYYGFLALLVSALLVGFLAVLFTLVWVLHFREGLGWDGTALEFNWHPVLLVTGFVFIQGIAIIVYRLPWTWKCSKLLMKSIHAGLNAIAAILAIISLVAAFDFHNAMKIPNMYSLHSWVGLTVVVYYILQLLLGFLIFLLPWAPPSLREFFMPIHVYSGLVIFGTVIATVLMGVTEKLIFSLKKPAYSSFPPEGVFTNVLGLLVLVFGALIFWIVTRPQWKRPKEPNSVLLRSNGGAAEGADSSLAVNLSNTDRADSELNSEAAARKRNFTLDEAGQRSTM